In Myxococcota bacterium, a single window of DNA contains:
- a CDS encoding sigma-54 dependent transcriptional regulator, giving the protein MKARILVVEDERAIQIALSGLLGRAGYDVHVSGSGDDAIQRLDAGSQFDLVLTDLALGRGASGMDVLKRVKALTPETVVVMITAHGSETIAVDAMKAGAEDYVPKPFDNDEIRLVVQRALERTRLARENRILLDRVKREYGFENLIGSGPLMQRVFETIQKVAETDLTVLVRGESGTGKELVAQALHNRSNRANRPFVAVNCAAISPELVESELFGHEKGAFTGADARREGRFEAADGGTIFLDEIGDMAPATQAKVLRVLQERSFERVGGNQPLEVDVRVVAATHRDLETEVREGRFRQDLYYRLKVVEIELPPLRERPEDIPALSLRFLEQVNERLGREKQRLGEGALATLARHHWPGNVRELRNVIEQASVLGGRSVLDEADLHIAGESVATAHETSEAGLPFSEAKKRHVERFERRFLLEALRSQDGNISRAAESIGMVRQSLQQKIRELGLRSEDWSRAAGKDETSKSRS; this is encoded by the coding sequence GTGAAGGCGCGGATCCTGGTCGTCGAAGACGAGCGCGCGATCCAGATCGCGCTCTCCGGTCTCCTCGGGCGTGCCGGTTACGACGTGCACGTATCGGGCAGTGGCGACGACGCGATCCAGCGCCTCGACGCGGGCAGCCAGTTCGATCTGGTGTTGACCGATCTGGCGCTCGGTCGGGGCGCGAGCGGCATGGACGTCTTGAAGCGCGTGAAGGCGCTGACGCCCGAGACGGTCGTGGTGATGATCACGGCGCACGGTTCGGAGACGATCGCCGTCGATGCCATGAAGGCGGGCGCCGAAGACTACGTCCCGAAGCCCTTCGACAACGACGAGATCCGTCTGGTGGTCCAGCGCGCGCTCGAGCGCACGCGCCTCGCCCGCGAGAACCGGATCCTCCTCGATCGGGTGAAGCGCGAATACGGCTTCGAGAATCTGATCGGGTCGGGTCCGCTCATGCAACGCGTCTTCGAGACGATCCAGAAGGTTGCCGAGACCGACCTGACCGTGCTGGTGCGCGGCGAGAGCGGCACGGGCAAGGAGCTCGTGGCCCAGGCGCTCCACAACCGCAGCAACCGCGCAAACCGGCCCTTCGTCGCCGTGAACTGCGCGGCGATCAGCCCCGAGCTCGTCGAGAGCGAGCTCTTCGGTCACGAGAAGGGCGCCTTTACCGGCGCCGACGCGCGCCGCGAAGGTCGCTTCGAGGCCGCCGACGGCGGCACCATCTTCCTCGACGAGATCGGCGACATGGCGCCCGCCACCCAGGCGAAGGTGCTGCGCGTGTTGCAGGAACGCTCCTTCGAGCGCGTGGGCGGGAACCAGCCCCTCGAAGTCGACGTCCGCGTCGTCGCCGCCACCCACCGCGACCTCGAGACCGAGGTCCGCGAGGGGCGCTTCCGCCAGGACCTCTACTACCGCCTGAAGGTCGTCGAGATCGAGCTGCCTCCGCTTCGCGAGCGGCCCGAAGACATCCCGGCGCTGTCCCTGCGCTTCCTCGAGCAGGTGAACGAGCGGCTGGGACGCGAGAAGCAGCGCCTGGGCGAGGGGGCCCTCGCGACCCTCGCGCGCCATCACTGGCCCGGCAACGTGCGCGAACTCCGCAACGTGATCGAACAGGCGTCGGTGCTCGGCGGGCGTTCGGTGCTCGACGAAGCCGATCTCCATATCGCAGGCGAATCGGTGGCCACTGCGCACGAGACGTCCGAGGCGGGTCTGCCGTTTTCCGAGGCGAAGAAGCGCCACGTCGAGCGTTTCGAACGCCGCTTTCTGCTCGAGGCCCTGCGCTCCCAGGACGGGAACATCTCCCGCGCGGCCGAGTCGATCGGGATGGTGCGGCAGAGCCTGCAGCAGAAGATCCGCGAGCTTGGCCTCCGCTCGGAGGACTGGAGTCGCGCGGCGGGCAAAGACGAGACTTCGAAGTCGCGCTCCTAG
- a CDS encoding FAD-dependent oxidoreductase: MALDRIVVVGGSLAGIRSAEALRRKGFEGTLALVGAEDARPYDRPPLSKELLRGDREPEQIQLTKPEAFDGLDLELHQGVAAERLEPGERRVHLAGGRALDYDGLVIATGAQARPLPGTAPREGLFTLRTLDDALRLRAALEASPRVVVVGAGFIGAEVAATCRARDLDVVLVEPMASPMARVLAPEIGGVCAAAHRDAGVDLRLGVGVEAITGDRRVEGVVLTNGDTLPADVVVVGIGATPATDWLEDSGLALNDGVVCDGTCATEAPGVVAAGDVARWYHEGYGEHVRIEHWTNAVEQADAVADRLLAGDASVPAFAPVPFVWSDQYDLKIQATGRIAPDDEVFVAHGSLEERRFVALFGREGVFRGALAINRVRQLMGYRRMLREGASWDAAVEHARGS, from the coding sequence GTGGCGTTGGATCGGATCGTGGTCGTGGGAGGCTCGTTGGCGGGGATCCGGAGTGCGGAGGCCCTCCGTCGCAAGGGCTTCGAAGGCACCCTCGCGTTGGTGGGCGCCGAGGACGCGCGCCCCTACGACCGCCCGCCCCTCTCGAAGGAACTGCTGCGCGGCGACCGAGAGCCCGAGCAGATCCAGCTGACGAAACCCGAGGCCTTCGACGGTCTCGACCTCGAACTCCATCAGGGAGTCGCCGCCGAGCGCCTCGAACCCGGCGAACGTCGCGTACACCTGGCTGGGGGTCGCGCGCTCGACTACGACGGGCTCGTGATCGCCACCGGCGCGCAGGCCCGCCCGCTGCCCGGTACCGCTCCGCGCGAAGGCCTCTTTACCTTGCGCACCCTCGACGACGCGCTGCGCCTGCGGGCAGCGCTCGAAGCGTCGCCTCGTGTGGTCGTGGTGGGCGCCGGTTTCATCGGTGCCGAAGTAGCGGCCACCTGCCGCGCGCGCGATCTCGACGTCGTGCTGGTGGAGCCCATGGCTTCCCCGATGGCCCGGGTGCTCGCACCCGAGATCGGCGGCGTCTGCGCCGCTGCCCACCGCGACGCCGGCGTCGACCTGCGACTGGGAGTGGGGGTCGAAGCAATCACCGGAGACCGACGCGTCGAAGGAGTGGTCCTCACGAACGGGGACACGCTGCCTGCCGACGTCGTCGTCGTCGGCATCGGGGCCACGCCCGCCACCGACTGGCTCGAAGATTCGGGGCTCGCCCTGAACGACGGCGTCGTCTGCGACGGGACGTGTGCGACCGAAGCGCCGGGCGTCGTCGCGGCTGGCGACGTCGCCCGCTGGTACCACGAGGGCTACGGCGAACACGTGCGCATCGAGCACTGGACCAACGCCGTCGAGCAGGCCGACGCGGTGGCCGACCGGCTGCTGGCCGGCGATGCCTCAGTGCCTGCGTTCGCGCCCGTGCCCTTCGTCTGGTCGGATCAGTACGACCTGAAGATCCAAGCCACCGGCCGCATCGCGCCCGACGACGAGGTCTTCGTGGCCCACGGCTCGCTCGAGGAGCGGCGCTTCGTCGCGCTCTTCGGGCGCGAGGGAGTCTTCCGCGGCGCGCTCGCGATCAACCGGGTCCGTCAACTGATGGGCTACCGACGAATGCTACGGGAAGGCGCGAGCTGGGACGCCGCCGTGGAGCACGCGCGCGGCAGCTAG
- a CDS encoding DUF6524 family protein produces the protein MDGLSPGGVALRFLGALVLIAATYNPEGTSYYHWVTEAAGGFDAVQAFVGVVLLIGWTVYLRASTRSLGAIGFVLAAAFFGTLVWMGIDFGLISRDSPRVLTWVSIFAFAGILAAGMSWSHVRRRLAGQVDVDETDVD, from the coding sequence ATGGACGGACTCAGTCCCGGCGGAGTCGCCCTCCGCTTTCTCGGCGCCCTCGTCCTCATCGCCGCCACCTACAACCCGGAAGGCACCTCCTACTACCACTGGGTGACCGAGGCAGCCGGCGGCTTCGACGCCGTCCAGGCCTTCGTCGGGGTGGTGCTCCTGATCGGCTGGACCGTCTACCTGCGGGCCTCGACCCGCTCGCTGGGCGCCATTGGCTTCGTGCTCGCGGCGGCGTTCTTCGGGACGCTCGTCTGGATGGGCATCGATTTCGGCCTGATCTCGCGCGACAGCCCGCGCGTCCTCACCTGGGTCTCGATCTTCGCCTTCGCCGGGATCCTGGCCGCGGGCATGAGCTGGTCCCACGTGCGACGGCGCCTCGCCGGCCAGGTGGACGTCGACGAAACCGACGTCGACTGA
- a CDS encoding HAMP domain-containing sensor histidine kinase, with amino-acid sequence MSDEQRAGRGRKRHRRRRRERERREEREEFGAPHDTELMTAEERLIHEAQDVAERKAKLTGDALKFSLVAILLLTFVWPIGVIVMLIFGPRYLRELYSLVVEPQLRTKFLREEIEKRVYDQLHEERQQLETEHARSMEKLSASIAHEIRNPITAAKSLVQQMEEDPDAHENVEYARVALSELTRVERSVSHLLRFARDEETQAAPLRLAEVVDSALATFRDRIERRGIILRHEVDAPGEIEGDAEQLRRVVINLVGNAVDALEDAEEAPRLEVQVGENLAGDRVWLRVADNGPGFDTDALEKLWSPFYTNKPNGTGLGLAITRKLVEAHGGEIEASSRAGDGAAFVITLPKHRAGIRHEGSLS; translated from the coding sequence ATGAGCGACGAGCAGCGCGCCGGCCGAGGACGCAAGCGGCATCGACGTCGGCGCCGTGAACGCGAGCGCCGTGAAGAGCGCGAGGAGTTCGGCGCTCCCCACGACACCGAGCTGATGACGGCCGAAGAGCGTTTGATCCACGAAGCCCAGGACGTCGCCGAGCGCAAGGCGAAGCTCACCGGGGATGCGCTGAAGTTCAGCCTGGTCGCGATCCTGCTGCTGACCTTCGTTTGGCCGATCGGCGTGATCGTCATGCTGATCTTCGGGCCGCGCTACCTCCGCGAGCTCTACTCCCTGGTCGTCGAGCCCCAGCTGCGCACCAAGTTCCTGCGCGAGGAGATCGAGAAGCGCGTCTACGACCAGCTCCACGAGGAGCGTCAGCAGCTCGAGACCGAGCACGCGCGTTCGATGGAGAAGCTCTCGGCCTCGATCGCCCATGAGATTCGCAATCCGATCACGGCAGCGAAGAGTCTCGTACAGCAGATGGAAGAGGATCCCGACGCCCACGAGAACGTCGAATACGCGCGGGTCGCCCTTTCCGAACTCACCCGCGTCGAGCGCTCGGTCTCCCACCTGCTGCGCTTCGCGCGCGACGAGGAGACCCAGGCGGCACCCCTGCGCCTGGCCGAGGTCGTGGACTCGGCGCTCGCCACCTTCCGCGATCGCATCGAGCGACGCGGGATCATCCTTCGTCACGAAGTCGACGCCCCTGGCGAGATCGAGGGCGATGCCGAGCAGCTGCGCCGGGTCGTGATCAATCTGGTGGGCAACGCGGTCGACGCCCTCGAAGACGCCGAAGAAGCTCCCCGGCTCGAGGTCCAGGTCGGAGAGAACCTGGCTGGCGACCGCGTCTGGTTGCGGGTGGCCGACAACGGCCCGGGCTTCGACACGGATGCGCTCGAGAAGCTCTGGAGCCCCTTCTACACGAACAAGCCCAACGGCACCGGTCTCGGGCTCGCGATCACGCGCAAGCTCGTCGAGGCCCACGGTGGCGAAATCGAGGCGAGTTCGCGCGCTGGAGACGGTGCGGCTTTCGTGATCACCCTTCCGAAGCACCGCGCGGGTATCCGCCACGAGGGGAGCCTGTCGTGA
- a CDS encoding HAMP domain-containing sensor histidine kinase has translation MSHSKRRSRDDWDDPREGGDHRRKRDRDRERSRRRERKRPRTPEEKAYRAAQRRANARVGFVSHFVAYGATCAFLLFVTGFRPAMIVALGWGIGIACHYFAAIVAPEMRRRFLEREVSRQVAQDGPLTRQNLSDRHERSLEDLSAQVAHEIRNPITAAKSLVQQMGEDPTSNENVDYAKVALDELDRVERSVAHLLRFARDEDLQLREVRFADVVDSALESFRDRLDASGITVDTEIGTRAVLHGDPDKLRRVLINLVGNALDALQGSATPDPRLLVQAGENLAGTECWVRVRDNGPGIDPEALRKIFSPFYTSKDSGTGLGLAISKKVVDAHGGSIEAQSEPGDGTEFTITIPKRPSSARANQGQTGEPV, from the coding sequence ATGAGTCACTCCAAACGTCGCTCCCGAGACGACTGGGACGACCCCCGCGAAGGTGGCGATCACCGCCGGAAACGCGACCGCGATCGCGAGCGCTCGCGCCGCCGCGAGCGCAAGCGACCGCGCACTCCGGAAGAGAAGGCCTACCGGGCGGCCCAGCGCCGAGCGAATGCGCGCGTCGGCTTCGTCTCGCACTTCGTCGCCTACGGCGCGACCTGCGCCTTCTTGCTGTTCGTCACCGGCTTCCGGCCCGCCATGATCGTCGCGCTCGGCTGGGGCATCGGAATCGCCTGCCACTACTTCGCGGCAATCGTCGCCCCCGAGATGCGCCGCCGCTTCCTCGAGCGCGAAGTGTCGCGACAGGTGGCCCAGGACGGACCGCTCACCCGCCAGAACCTCAGCGATCGCCACGAGCGCTCGCTCGAGGATCTCTCGGCCCAGGTGGCTCACGAGATCCGCAACCCCATCACCGCTGCGAAGAGCCTGGTGCAGCAGATGGGCGAAGACCCGACGTCCAACGAGAACGTCGACTACGCGAAGGTCGCCCTCGACGAGCTCGATCGCGTCGAGCGCTCGGTCGCGCACCTGCTGCGCTTTGCCCGCGACGAAGACCTGCAGTTGCGCGAAGTGCGTTTCGCCGACGTCGTCGACTCGGCGCTCGAGTCGTTCCGAGATCGCCTGGACGCGTCGGGGATCACCGTCGATACCGAGATCGGCACGCGCGCCGTCTTGCACGGCGATCCGGACAAACTGCGGCGCGTCTTGATCAACCTGGTGGGGAACGCGCTCGACGCGCTCCAGGGCAGCGCCACACCGGACCCGCGCCTCCTCGTACAGGCGGGGGAGAACCTCGCCGGCACCGAGTGCTGGGTGCGCGTTCGTGACAACGGACCGGGTATCGACCCCGAGGCGCTGCGCAAGATCTTCAGCCCCTTCTACACCTCGAAGGATTCGGGAACGGGGCTGGGCCTGGCGATCTCGAAGAAGGTCGTCGACGCCCACGGCGGCTCGATCGAAGCCCAGTCCGAGCCGGGCGACGGCACCGAGTTCACCATCACGATTCCCAAGCGGCCGTCCTCGGCGAGGGCGAACCAGGGGCAGACGGGAGAGCCGGTTTGA
- a CDS encoding alpha/beta hydrolase-fold protein: MLRRATRLRGRVERFALTSEVLRGNALGDPARRDVVVYLPPEYDRSPDRRFPVFVDLVGFMGSGAAHVAWKAFDESVPQRLERLVHDGRMGPVIAVFPDCWTRLGGNQYINSSAVGRYADYLVREVVPAVDARYRTEASPQRRALFGKSSGGYGAIVHGMRYARHWGAVACHSGDMFFEVCYRADVPKVCNVLARHGGSPRRFLRAFYAKRKPSGADMSTLMFLAMAAFYDPDPDAPLGFHLPMDVRTAVVDEARWRRWRSHDPIRLVERKRSQEQLDSLAGIFIDCGTSDQFQLHFGARLLHDRLLELGISHQYQEFPDNHSGIDYRMDESLPWLYRRVRGR; encoded by the coding sequence ATGCTGCGCAGAGCCACGCGATTGCGCGGGCGGGTCGAACGGTTCGCACTGACCTCGGAGGTCTTGCGGGGGAACGCCCTCGGCGATCCGGCGCGCCGCGACGTGGTGGTCTACCTGCCGCCCGAGTACGACCGTTCTCCCGACCGCCGCTTCCCGGTATTCGTCGACCTGGTCGGATTCATGGGCTCCGGTGCGGCCCACGTCGCCTGGAAGGCCTTCGACGAGAGCGTCCCCCAGCGCCTCGAGCGCCTCGTGCACGACGGACGCATGGGGCCGGTGATCGCCGTCTTCCCCGACTGCTGGACCCGTCTCGGCGGCAACCAGTACATCAACTCCTCCGCGGTCGGGCGCTACGCCGACTACCTCGTGCGCGAGGTCGTTCCCGCGGTCGACGCGCGCTACCGCACCGAGGCGAGCCCGCAGCGACGCGCACTCTTCGGGAAGTCGTCCGGGGGCTACGGCGCGATCGTGCACGGCATGCGCTACGCGCGTCACTGGGGTGCCGTCGCCTGTCACTCGGGCGACATGTTCTTCGAGGTCTGCTACCGCGCCGACGTCCCGAAGGTGTGCAACGTGTTGGCGCGCCACGGCGGGAGCCCGCGCCGCTTCCTGCGCGCCTTCTACGCGAAGCGAAAGCCGAGCGGCGCCGACATGTCGACGCTGATGTTCCTGGCGATGGCCGCGTTCTACGATCCCGACCCCGACGCGCCGCTGGGCTTTCATCTGCCGATGGATGTCCGCACCGCCGTTGTCGACGAAGCGCGCTGGCGTCGCTGGCGCAGTCATGATCCCATCCGGCTGGTCGAGCGGAAGCGCAGCCAGGAGCAGTTGGATTCCCTGGCCGGCATCTTCATCGACTGCGGCACGTCCGACCAGTTCCAGCTGCACTTCGGTGCACGACTCTTGCACGACCGACTCCTCGAGCTGGGCATCTCGCACCAGTACCAGGAATTCCCCGACAACCACTCGGGCATCGACTACCGCATGGACGAGAGCCTGCCCTGGCTGTATCGCCGCGTGCGCGGGCGGTGA
- a CDS encoding PQQ-dependent sugar dehydrogenase produces MRALRFLVSASITLLGLSLAAQAQSVDPPLSLSTVTTGIALPTTMGFVAPNDILVLQKNDGQVRRVLNGTLQPAPVLDVAVNASSERGLLGIAVNTQSPPDVFLFYTEAAVDGGAPLGNRVYRYDWNPTTAQLENPTLLLDLPVLPGPNHDGGILVLGPPGELPGVADGALLYAVIGDLNLNGQTQNNAAGPAPDDSSVILRIQQDGSPVPANPFTPYCSVTTTTTCTSDLDCPGGEVCETQVMDYYAYGVRNSFGMALDPVTGALWDTENGPGTDDEINRVDAGFNSGWRDVMGPAASLPPPGLFDMPGAGNTYSDPEFTWFDTNAPTAIVFPNGSGLGPSFDDQALVADSNAGQIYAFPLNPARDGFDFSAFPALTDLVADDNTERDLLRIASGFGSITDLKIGPDGDLYVVSIGVGAIYRLPEPGRRVGLAAGALCVLALCWRRRPSHA; encoded by the coding sequence ATGCGTGCCCTGCGCTTTCTCGTCTCGGCATCGATCACCCTGCTCGGGCTCTCCCTCGCCGCCCAGGCCCAGAGCGTCGATCCGCCTCTGAGCCTGAGCACCGTCACGACCGGCATCGCGCTGCCGACCACCATGGGCTTCGTCGCTCCAAACGACATTCTGGTGCTGCAGAAGAACGACGGTCAGGTGCGCCGCGTCTTGAACGGGACGCTGCAGCCCGCTCCGGTCCTGGACGTCGCCGTGAACGCGTCGAGCGAGCGCGGATTGCTTGGCATCGCGGTGAACACGCAGTCTCCTCCGGATGTCTTCCTCTTCTACACCGAGGCCGCCGTCGACGGCGGCGCGCCGCTCGGCAACCGCGTCTATCGCTATGACTGGAACCCCACCACGGCGCAGCTCGAGAACCCCACGCTGCTGCTCGACCTTCCGGTACTGCCCGGCCCGAACCACGACGGCGGCATCCTCGTGCTGGGGCCGCCGGGCGAGCTGCCGGGCGTGGCCGACGGAGCCCTGCTCTACGCCGTGATCGGCGACCTGAATCTCAACGGCCAGACCCAGAACAACGCGGCTGGTCCCGCACCCGACGACTCGAGCGTGATCCTGCGCATCCAGCAGGATGGCTCGCCCGTACCGGCGAATCCGTTCACGCCCTACTGCTCGGTGACGACGACCACGACCTGCACCAGCGATCTCGACTGCCCGGGCGGGGAAGTCTGCGAAACCCAGGTGATGGACTACTACGCCTACGGCGTGCGCAACTCGTTCGGCATGGCCCTCGACCCGGTGACCGGCGCGCTGTGGGACACGGAGAACGGGCCCGGCACCGACGACGAGATCAACCGCGTCGACGCGGGCTTCAACAGCGGCTGGCGCGACGTGATGGGGCCGGCCGCGAGCCTCCCGCCGCCGGGTCTCTTCGACATGCCGGGTGCCGGGAACACCTACAGCGATCCCGAGTTCACCTGGTTCGACACGAATGCGCCGACCGCGATCGTCTTCCCGAACGGCAGCGGTCTCGGCCCGAGCTTCGACGACCAGGCCCTCGTGGCCGACAGCAACGCCGGACAGATCTACGCCTTCCCGTTGAACCCGGCCCGCGATGGCTTCGACTTCAGCGCGTTTCCGGCGCTCACCGACCTCGTGGCCGACGACAACACCGAGCGCGACCTGCTGCGCATCGCCAGCGGCTTCGGGTCGATCACCGACCTGAAGATCGGCCCCGACGGCGATCTCTACGTCGTATCGATCGGCGTTGGCGCGATCTACCGACTGCCCGAGCCCGGGCGTCGCGTGGGACTCGCGGCCGGGGCGCTCTGTGTATTGGCGCTGTGTTGGCGGCGTCGCCCGTCCCACGCATAG
- a CDS encoding GlsB/YeaQ/YmgE family stress response membrane protein codes for MGILSWIGLGLLVGALAKWIMPGPDPGGIFVTILIGIAGAFVGGFIGTQLGWGDVTGFNFGSLALATGGSLLLLWGHRKFRGGSA; via the coding sequence ATGGGAATCCTGTCGTGGATCGGTCTGGGACTGCTCGTCGGTGCGCTGGCGAAATGGATCATGCCGGGGCCGGACCCGGGCGGAATCTTCGTGACGATCCTGATCGGCATCGCCGGCGCTTTCGTGGGTGGGTTCATTGGCACCCAGCTCGGGTGGGGGGATGTCACCGGCTTCAACTTCGGCAGCCTCGCACTCGCGACGGGCGGCTCGCTGCTCCTGCTCTGGGGCCATCGCAAGTTCCGCGGAGGCTCGGCCTAG
- a CDS encoding 1,4-dihydroxy-2-naphthoyl-CoA synthase has translation MSDGTANEISPLFDPERWEAVAGFTSDDITYHRCVDHGTVRVAFNRPEVRNAFRPETVDALYRALDHARMTPDVGCVLITGNGPSPKDGVWAFCSGGDQRIRGKDGYQYSADGGTAPDPARMGRLHILEVQRLVRMMPKVVIAVVPGFAVGGGHSLHVTCDLTLASREHAVFKQTDTDVASFDGGFGSAYLARQIGQKFAREIFFLGQSYTAEEAFQMGMVNRAVPHAELETTALEWAREINTKSPTGQRMAKFAMNLIDDGLVGQQVFAGEATRLAYMTDEAAEGRDAFLEKRDRDFSKFPWHF, from the coding sequence ATGAGCGACGGCACCGCGAACGAGATCTCGCCCCTCTTCGACCCCGAGCGCTGGGAGGCCGTCGCCGGCTTCACGTCCGACGACATCACCTACCACCGCTGCGTCGACCACGGTACGGTGCGCGTGGCGTTCAACCGGCCCGAAGTGCGCAACGCGTTTCGGCCCGAGACCGTCGACGCGCTGTACCGCGCCCTCGATCACGCGCGCATGACCCCGGACGTCGGCTGCGTGCTGATCACCGGCAACGGGCCGTCTCCGAAGGATGGCGTCTGGGCCTTCTGCTCGGGCGGCGACCAGCGCATTCGCGGCAAGGACGGCTACCAGTACAGCGCCGACGGCGGCACGGCCCCCGACCCGGCGCGCATGGGCCGCCTGCACATCCTCGAGGTGCAGCGCCTCGTGCGCATGATGCCGAAGGTGGTGATCGCGGTGGTTCCGGGCTTCGCGGTGGGCGGTGGCCACAGCCTGCACGTGACCTGCGATCTCACCCTGGCCAGCCGCGAGCATGCGGTCTTCAAGCAGACCGACACCGACGTTGCGAGCTTCGACGGCGGGTTCGGCTCGGCCTACCTCGCCCGCCAGATCGGCCAGAAGTTCGCGCGCGAGATCTTCTTCCTCGGCCAGAGCTACACGGCGGAGGAAGCCTTCCAGATGGGGATGGTGAACCGCGCCGTGCCCCACGCCGAGCTGGAGACGACGGCGTTGGAATGGGCGCGTGAGATCAACACGAAGAGCCCCACCGGCCAGCGCATGGCGAAGTTCGCGATGAACCTGATCGACGACGGGCTGGTCGGCCAGCAGGTGTTCGCTGGCGAGGCGACCCGCCTGGCCTACATGACCGACGAGGCGGCCGAGGGCCGCGACGCCTTCCTCGAGAAGCGCGACCGCGACTTCTCGAAGTTTCCCTGGCACTTCTAG
- a CDS encoding PspA/IM30 family protein, producing the protein MDTMTRERPRGLFARFGHLVRSTFGGWLRRSERRNPAAVYEQAIEDRTQQYRDLKEAVAGILYMRNKLEAEIGERRVEIARLHDDVRTAIRRGREELSLTLIENKQRLLEDLERSERELEGVRNEAEEAKNNLVRFREEIRSLTREKGRMLATLANANARRRLNEALEGLSVDADMRALEGVRDYIARAATEGDLDRELSGSDDQEMRHRLRAIRDDARHEAARRELAEIKRDMGASVLEPGEPVAAPVGERLVPVVAG; encoded by the coding sequence ATGGACACGATGACCCGAGAACGACCCCGCGGCCTCTTTGCGCGTTTTGGGCACCTGGTGCGCAGCACCTTCGGAGGCTGGCTTCGACGCAGCGAGCGTCGCAACCCGGCCGCGGTGTACGAGCAGGCCATCGAGGATCGCACCCAGCAGTATCGCGATCTGAAGGAGGCCGTCGCTGGCATCCTCTACATGCGCAACAAGCTCGAGGCCGAGATCGGTGAGCGGCGCGTGGAGATTGCAAGGCTCCACGATGACGTGCGCACGGCGATCCGCCGCGGCCGTGAGGAGCTTTCGCTCACCCTGATCGAGAACAAGCAGCGTCTGCTCGAGGACCTCGAGCGTTCCGAGCGTGAACTCGAGGGCGTCCGGAACGAGGCGGAAGAGGCGAAGAACAACCTGGTGCGGTTTCGCGAAGAGATCCGCAGCCTGACCCGCGAGAAGGGACGCATGCTGGCGACGCTCGCGAACGCGAACGCCCGTCGGCGCCTGAACGAGGCACTCGAGGGGCTTTCCGTCGATGCGGATATGCGGGCTCTCGAAGGCGTGCGCGATTACATCGCGCGCGCTGCCACCGAGGGCGACCTCGACCGCGAGCTCAGCGGCAGCGACGACCAGGAGATGCGTCACCGCTTGCGCGCGATCCGCGACGACGCTCGCCACGAGGCGGCGCGCCGTGAGCTCGCCGAGATCAAGCGCGACATGGGCGCCAGCGTTCTCGAGCCGGGGGAGCCGGTCGCGGCGCCCGTTGGTGAACGCCTGGTGCCAGTGGTTGCCGGCTAG
- a CDS encoding NUDIX hydrolase, with protein MSEPTIPPASAVDHVWRAGMRVAYQLQLLWWRFRKPRIEGSYVAVWCAGELLVIQNSYRPSLSLPAGGLKRGESPREAAVRELGEEVGIHVAAEALDYHGKILDAGAYAQDHAHFFELACSEPPGVRVDGREVVWARFLPIPEARERLSRIVLRYLEEREAGRAESPEPD; from the coding sequence GTGAGCGAGCCGACCATCCCGCCCGCGAGCGCCGTGGATCACGTGTGGCGCGCCGGCATGCGCGTGGCCTACCAGCTGCAGCTCTTGTGGTGGCGGTTTCGCAAGCCCCGCATCGAGGGCTCCTACGTCGCCGTGTGGTGCGCGGGCGAGCTGTTGGTGATCCAGAACTCGTATCGCCCCTCCCTGTCGCTCCCGGCGGGCGGATTGAAGCGCGGCGAGTCGCCCCGCGAGGCCGCGGTACGCGAGCTCGGCGAAGAAGTCGGCATCCACGTCGCTGCCGAAGCACTCGACTACCACGGCAAGATCCTCGACGCGGGTGCGTACGCCCAGGACCACGCCCACTTCTTCGAGCTCGCGTGCAGTGAACCGCCCGGGGTCCGGGTCGACGGCCGCGAAGTGGTGTGGGCGCGTTTCCTGCCGATCCCCGAGGCGCGCGAGCGACTGTCGCGGATCGTGTTGCGCTACCTCGAGGAGCGCGAGGCCGGCCGCGCGGAGTCGCCCGAGCCGGACTAG